The Thalassotalea nanhaiensis genome has a window encoding:
- a CDS encoding NADH:ubiquinone reductase (Na(+)-transporting) subunit B, whose product MGLKKFIEDIEPHFEKGGKHEKWFALYEAVATGLFTPGYVTKGKTHIRDSIDLKRIMITVWLAVFPAMFWGMYNIGFQANEALAAGFAVPDVWQANLFTALGGSLGEGASIFMQMFYGAMFFIPIYAVTFIVGGFWEVLFAAVRKHEVNEGFFVSSILFALILPASIPLWQVALGITFGVVIAKEIFGGTGKNFLNPALAGRAFLFFAYPAEISGDAVWVAVDGFSGATPLSAALAGTVDYSINADWWNAFWGFIPGSVGEVSTFAILLGGAYILYKGIASWRIVLGVFGGMVATAFLFNAIGSETNAMFAMPWYWHLVVGGFAFGMMFMATDPVSASFTNTGKYFFGALVGVMVVLVRVVNPAFPEGMMLAILFANLFAPLFDYFVVKSNVKRRLARG is encoded by the coding sequence ATGGGCTTGAAAAAGTTTATTGAAGATATCGAGCCGCATTTTGAAAAAGGCGGCAAGCACGAGAAATGGTTCGCATTATACGAAGCCGTTGCTACGGGCTTATTTACTCCTGGTTACGTAACTAAGGGTAAAACGCATATCCGTGACAGTATTGATCTTAAACGTATTATGATCACTGTTTGGTTGGCTGTATTCCCGGCTATGTTCTGGGGTATGTACAACATTGGTTTCCAAGCAAATGAAGCATTAGCTGCTGGTTTTGCTGTTCCTGATGTTTGGCAGGCTAACTTATTTACCGCTCTTGGTGGTAGCTTAGGCGAAGGTGCTAGCATATTTATGCAAATGTTCTACGGAGCAATGTTCTTCATTCCAATTTATGCCGTAACATTTATTGTTGGTGGTTTTTGGGAAGTTCTTTTTGCTGCTGTTCGTAAGCATGAAGTAAATGAAGGCTTCTTCGTTTCATCTATTCTTTTTGCACTAATACTGCCGGCGTCAATTCCGTTATGGCAAGTTGCTTTAGGTATTACCTTTGGTGTTGTAATTGCAAAAGAGATCTTTGGTGGTACAGGTAAGAACTTCTTAAACCCGGCATTAGCTGGTCGTGCGTTCTTATTCTTTGCTTACCCTGCAGAAATTTCAGGTGATGCAGTTTGGGTTGCTGTTGATGGCTTCTCTGGCGCTACACCGTTAAGTGCTGCTTTGGCTGGCACTGTAGATTACTCAATCAATGCTGATTGGTGGAATGCATTCTGGGGCTTTATTCCTGGTTCTGTTGGTGAAGTATCAACATTCGCTATTCTACTAGGTGGTGCATATATCCTTTATAAAGGCATTGCCTCTTGGCGCATCGTGTTAGGCGTGTTCGGTGGTATGGTTGCAACTGCATTCTTATTTAACGCTATCGGCAGCGAAACAAACGCTATGTTTGCTATGCCTTGGTACTGGCATTTAGTTGTTGGTGGTTTTGCCTTTGGTATGATGTTTATGGCAACTGACCCAGTTTCGGCATCATTTACTAACACTGGTAAGTATTTCTTTGGTGCCCTAGTTGGCGTTATGGTTGTACTAGTACGTGTTGTTAATCCTGCTTTCCCTGAAGGTATGATGTTAGCAATATTATTTGCCAACTTGTTTGCGCCATTATTCGATTACTTCGTAGTTAAATCGAATGTTAAAAGGAGACTTGCACGTGGCTAG
- a CDS encoding Na(+)-translocating NADH-quinone reductase subunit A encodes MITIKKGLDIPVTGVPQQVIHDGSTINTVATLGEEFVGMRPTMFVKAGDSVKKGQVLFEDKKNPGVKFTASAAGVVKEINRGEKRVLQSVVIEVNGDDEETFNAYSADQISSLSREDVEANLVNSGLWTALRTRPFSKVPALGSEARDIFVSAMDTNPLAANPEVIINEQSEAFTNGLAVLAQLTSGNVFVSKAPGANIPTGNATVNEFAGKHPAGLVGTHIHFLSPVSAEKVVWHVGYQDVIAFGTLFTTGKLDTNRVVSLAGPAVKQPRLVRTVLGANTTDLTTGELASGEVRVIAGSPLQGATAQGVHAYLGRYQVQVSALSEGREKEFIGYMYPGPNMFSVTRAYMSHFFRNKLFNMTTTTNGSARAMVPIGNYERVMPLDILPTLLLRDLASGDTDGAQQLGALELDEEDLALCTFVCPGKTDYGVILRDCLTTIEKEG; translated from the coding sequence ATGATTACAATCAAAAAAGGTCTGGATATTCCTGTAACAGGTGTTCCCCAGCAAGTAATCCATGATGGTTCGACCATCAATACTGTTGCAACATTAGGTGAAGAGTTTGTGGGTATGCGCCCAACCATGTTTGTAAAAGCAGGTGACAGCGTTAAAAAAGGTCAGGTTCTTTTTGAAGATAAAAAGAATCCAGGCGTTAAATTCACAGCCTCTGCAGCCGGTGTTGTAAAAGAAATCAATCGCGGTGAAAAACGTGTTTTACAATCTGTTGTTATTGAAGTTAATGGCGACGATGAAGAAACATTCAACGCATATTCAGCTGATCAAATCTCATCTTTATCTCGTGAAGATGTAGAAGCTAACCTAGTTAACTCAGGTTTGTGGACAGCATTGCGTACCCGCCCATTTAGCAAAGTTCCTGCTTTAGGTAGCGAAGCTAGAGACATTTTTGTTAGCGCAATGGATACCAATCCTTTAGCCGCTAACCCAGAAGTGATTATCAATGAGCAAAGCGAAGCGTTTACCAACGGTTTAGCTGTTTTAGCTCAATTAACTTCAGGAAACGTATTTGTTTCTAAAGCGCCTGGTGCAAACATTCCAACAGGTAACGCAACAGTAAATGAATTTGCTGGTAAACATCCTGCAGGTTTAGTTGGTACTCACATTCACTTCTTATCTCCAGTTTCTGCTGAGAAAGTTGTATGGCATGTTGGTTATCAGGATGTTATTGCTTTTGGTACGTTATTTACCACAGGTAAATTAGACACTAACCGTGTTGTGTCGCTTGCCGGTCCTGCCGTTAAGCAACCTCGTTTAGTTCGTACCGTACTTGGTGCAAACACAACTGATTTAACTACTGGCGAATTAGCAAGTGGTGAAGTACGTGTTATTGCCGGTTCTCCTCTACAAGGTGCTACTGCTCAAGGCGTTCACGCTTATCTTGGTCGTTACCAAGTACAAGTAAGTGCGTTGAGTGAAGGCCGCGAGAAAGAATTTATCGGCTATATGTACCCAGGTCCGAACATGTTTTCTGTTACTCGTGCGTATATGTCGCACTTTTTCCGTAACAAATTGTTCAACATGACTACTACGACTAATGGTAGTGCTCGTGCCATGGTTCCAATTGGAAACTATGAACGCGTTATGCCGTTAGATATTTTACCTACCTTGTTATTACGTGACTTAGCTTCTGGCGACACCGATGGTGCTCAGCAGTTAGGTGCATTAGAGCTAGACGAAGAAGATTTAGCACTATGTACATTCGTATGTCCTGGTAAAACTGATTATGGCGTTATCCTTCGTGATTGCCTAACCACTATTGAAAAGGAAGGTTAG